CAGCGCGCGGAACACGCGCTTCTTCGCCTTGCGGTCGCGCGTCGCATATTGCATCGAGCGGTCGACCGCGGCCTTGGCGGCGCGAATCGTATTCTTGCGGCGGCCGTAGAAGCCTTTGGCCGCCTTGAGGGTCTTCTTATGTTTGGCGTGCGATGTGACGCCACGCTTGACGCGAGCCATGACGAACTCCTTTGCGAAAAAGTGCGGTTCTGCGGATCAGCCGTTCGGCAGGAAGTATTTCTTGACGTTGTCGCCGTCAGTCTTGAACAAGACGTTCGTGCCGCGCAGATTTCTGATCTGCTTGTTCGTCCGCTTGATCATCCCGTGGCGCTTGCCCTGCTGGGCGTAGACCACTTTCCCGGTGCCGGTGATCTTGAAGCGCTTTTTCGCGCCGGATTTCGTCTTCAGTTTGGGCATTTTGCTCTCCCGGGCTCTGGGCCCTGTTGTTGCGCCGCAGGAAATTGGTCCAAACGACGCGTGTTCGCGCGAGCGAAAGAACCGCCACGGCAGCCCATCACTGGCCGGGCGGTTCTGTAGAGCGCGGTTTATTGCCCAACGCCGGGGAAAACGCAAGTCGGCGCAAGCGTTGTGAGCGCCCGGAGTAGACTGCCCCGCCTCTTGGCGACATAGTCCGACCGCCAAGAAGGCTTGAGTCGGCAACAAAGCGAGGATGACCAAGCAGCGCGACGTTAAACCAAGAAATAACGCCGTTTTTTCGTAAGATTGAAGAACAGTCGGAAAGCGCTAGTTGTCACTCGCTGGAAACGATCCGGGGCGCATTATGAATATGCATGCATCTATGGGGGCCGCGATTGCCGCGGACTGTCCAGTCAATTCCCACAATGAGTGGGATCCACTGGAGGAGATCATCGTTGGCCGCCTCGAGGGCTCGACGATTCCTTCCGACCATCCGGTCGTCACCTGCAACATCCCCGGCATGGCCGCGCGCGCCCAGTCGCTCGCCGCCGGATTTCGTTTTCCGAAATTCATGATCGAACCGGCGCAGCAGGAGCTCGACGGCTTTGTCGCTCTGCTCGAGTCGCTCGGCGTCACGGTGACTCGGCCGGACGCGGTCAATCACAAGGCGAAATTCTCGACGCCGCACTGGTCGTCGCGCGGCTTCTGCAATTCCTGCCCGCGCGACTCCATGCTCGTCTTCGGCGACGAGATTCTCGAAACGCCGATGGCCTGGCCGTGCCGCTATTTCGAGACGCACTCCTATCGGCCGATCCTGAAGGACTATTTTAAGCGCGGCGCGCGCTGGACCTCGGCGCCCAAGCCGCAACTCACCGACGAACTCTTCGACCCCGATTTCACCCTGCCCGAGAAGGGCGAACCGCTCCGCTATATTCTCACCGAATTCGAGCCGGTGTTCGACGCCGCCGATTTCTTCCGCTGCGGCCGCGATATTTTTGTCACGCGCTCCAATGTGACGAACGCCATGGGCATCGACTGGCTACGCCGCCATCTTGGCGAAGGCTATCGCATCCATGAGATCAAGAGCCGCTGCCCGAACCCGATGCATATCGACACGACGATCCTGCCGCTGGGGCCGGGCCGGCTGCTCATCAATCCCGAATATATCGATCCCGACGAACTGCCCGACATCTTGAAGAAATGGGACATTCTCGTCGCGCCGGAGCCTGATCCGATCAACGACCGCATTCTCGCGATCACCTCGATGTGCGGCAAATGGCTCAGCATGAACATTCTGATGATCGACGAGAAGCGCGTCATCGTCGATCCGCATCACACAAATATGATGCGGCAGATGGAGAAGTGGGGCTACGAGCCGATCCCCTGCTCGTTCCTGCACTATGCGGCGTTCGGCGGCGCGTTCCACTGCGCGACGCTCGACGTGCGGCGGCGCGGAACGCTCGAAAGCTATTTTTGATCCAATCGCGCTTCTTTCGCCCG
This window of the Methylocystis hirsuta genome carries:
- the rpmI gene encoding 50S ribosomal protein L35; amino-acid sequence: MPKLKTKSGAKKRFKITGTGKVVYAQQGKRHGMIKRTNKQIRNLRGTNVLFKTDGDNVKKYFLPNG
- a CDS encoding amidinotransferase, which translates into the protein MNMHASMGAAIAADCPVNSHNEWDPLEEIIVGRLEGSTIPSDHPVVTCNIPGMAARAQSLAAGFRFPKFMIEPAQQELDGFVALLESLGVTVTRPDAVNHKAKFSTPHWSSRGFCNSCPRDSMLVFGDEILETPMAWPCRYFETHSYRPILKDYFKRGARWTSAPKPQLTDELFDPDFTLPEKGEPLRYILTEFEPVFDAADFFRCGRDIFVTRSNVTNAMGIDWLRRHLGEGYRIHEIKSRCPNPMHIDTTILPLGPGRLLINPEYIDPDELPDILKKWDILVAPEPDPINDRILAITSMCGKWLSMNILMIDEKRVIVDPHHTNMMRQMEKWGYEPIPCSFLHYAAFGGAFHCATLDVRRRGTLESYF